The Myxococcota bacterium genome includes the window CTCCGAATCCGACTCTCTACCCCAACCCGGACCTCAAGAGACGGCGTCTCACGAGGATCCCACAAGGAGCAATCCGTGATTTCCTTCCAATTGACCGAAGAGCAGCAGGTCGTACGCGACTCGCTGCACGAGTTTGCAGAGCAGGTGCTGCGGCCTCTCGCGCGGGAGTGCGACGAGGCGTCCGAGATTCCGAACGACTTCCTCGACCAGACCTGGGAACTCGGTCTGGTCTCGACCGCGATCCCCGAGGCCTTCGGCGGCGCGGGCGAACCGCACTCACCGATCACCCAGGCGCTGATCGCCGAGGAGCTCGCCTGGGGCGACGCCACCCTCGCCACGGCGGCACTCGCGCCGTTGGCCTTCGTGAATGCGCTGCTCACCCAGGGCACCGAGGCCCAGCAGGCCGAGCTGCTTCCGCTCTTCTGCGGTGAGCGCTTCCACGCCGCGTCGCTCGCCTGGATCGAGCCCGGCCCGGCCTTCGAGCCCCTGCTGCCGCGCACGCTCGCAGAGCCGAAGGGAGACGGGTTCGTCCTCTCGGGTGCGAAGAGCTTCGTGCCCTTCGGTGATCGCGCGAGCCACTTCCTGGTCGTGTGTCGCAACAACGGCGGACACGACGCCTTCATCGTGCCGCGCGACGCCGGCGGCCTGCAGATCTCGGAAACCGAGAAGAACGTCGGGCTGCGCGCGCTGCCCACCCACACGCTCGAGCTCGAGCGCGTCGAGGTGCCCGCATCCGCGCGCCTCGGAGGCGAGCAAGGCTTCGACCTCAAGCGTCTGCTGAACCACTCGCGGGTCGCGCTGGCCGCGCAGCTCGCGGGGATCGCGCGAGCCGTCGTCGAGTACGCCGTTCCCTACGCCAAGGAGCGCGAGGCCTTCGACCAGGCGATCGCCCAGAAGCAGGGCATCGCCTTCAAGCTGGCCGACATGCACATCGAGACCGAGGCGATGCGCTGGCTCACCTGGAAGGCGGCCAGCCAGCTCGAGCAGGGTCTCGATGCGTTGGCCGGTGCGCACCACGCCCGGGCCTACGCTTCGGAGAAGGCGATGTGGGTCTCGGACGAGGGCATCCAGGTGCTCGGCGGTCACGGCTTCATTCGCGAGCACCCCGTCGAGATGTGGTACCGCAACGCCCGCACCCTGGGCGTGCTCGAGGGCACCGTCTCCGTCTGACGCCGAAGCGTCTTCCCCTTGCGCATCGCGACGCCGTCGCGCCGGTGCGTCACCCCTAGAGGATTCCCATGATCGATTTCACCCTGACCGAAAATGACCAGAAGCTGCTGGGCCAGGTGCGCGAAGAAGCGCTCGTCGCGCGCAAGTACGCCCGGCACTACGACGAGAACGAGCACGAGTTCCCGCCGGACCGGCTCCCGGAAGCCGACGACTTCCCGAACGTGTACAGCCATTTCAAGGACCGCACGGCGGATGACACGAGCATGCCCGTGATCAGCATGCTGGTGTCCGCCGGACAGACCTGGGGCGATTACTCGGTACGTCTCCAGCGCGGGAAGGGCGGCCTCGGCAACGCCGCGCTGCGCGCCTCGGGAACTCCCGAGCAGCAGGAGAAGTGGGGCGGTCTGACGCTCTCGATGGCGATCACCGAGCCCGGTTGCGGGTCGGACCCGTCGAAGGTGCAGACGACCGCGGTGCTCGATGGCGACGAGTGGGTGCTCAACGGCGAGAAGATCTTCGTCACCACGGGCTGCCGCTGCGAAGGCGTCGTGCTGTGGGCCACCCTCGACAAGAGCGCGGGCCGCGCTGGCATCAAGTCGTTCCTGGTCGAGAAGGACACCCCCGGCTTCACCGTCGCCCACAAGGAGAAGAAGCTCGGGATCCGCGCGGACGACACCGCGGCCTTCGTGTTCAAGGACTGCCGGATTCCGCGCGAGAACCTGCTCGGCGGCGACGAGTCGATCCCGAAGGAGAGCTCGGGTGGCTTCAAGGGCGTGCTCAAGACCTTCAACATGACGCGTCCCGCGGTAGCTGCGATCGGGCTGGGGATGGCCCGCGCCGCCCTCGACTTCACCCGCGATCAGCTGCGCGAAGCGGGCATCGAGATCGAGTACGGCACCCGTCTGCAGGGTCAGTCGGCGATCGTCGCGAAGTACCTCGAGCTCGAGGCGCTCACCGAAGCCGCCGAGCTGACGATCCTCCGCGCGGCCTGGCTGTCGGGCGAAAGCCAGCCCAACAACCTGGAGGCCTCGGTCTGCAAGGCGAAGACGGGCACCGTCGTACGTCAGGTGACCCAGGGATGCATCGACATCCTCGGGCCGCTGGGTGTCTCGCGGGAGCACCTGCTCGAGAAATGGTTCCGCGACGTCCGCATCACCGACATCTACGAGGGCACCGGCGAGATCCAGCGCATGATCACGGCGCGCGAGCTGCTCGGTTATACCCGCGCCGAGCTGAGCTAAGGCCGATGTGTGACATCGGCCTTGGACCGCGGACGCGCGAAGCGCGTCTAGCGAGCTAGGCGCACGCCGCACGCGAGTCCCTGCTGGGCGCGGGGCGCCCCCGGGCGTCCCGCGCCTCTCTCGTTGGGGTTCGCGTTCAGGCCGCTTCGATCAGCCCGCGCAGTGCGTCGCGATCGAGGATCTCGATGCGCCCGTAGGCGATGCGGATCCAGCCGTCGGTCTCCCAGCGGCGCAGGTGGCGCCCGGTCGCTTCGCGGGTGGCGCCGACCATCGCCGCGAGCTTCTCCTGGGGCAGGTGGAGCTCGATGGCGACGGCCCCGTCCGGACGCTCGCGGCCGTGATCGCCGGCGATCTCGAGCAGGCGCTTCGCGAGTCTCCGCGGGAGCTCCAGGAGCACCGCGTCTTCGAGCAGTTCGAAGAGCATCCGCACCCGTCGGCTCAGCAGCTCGGCGAAGTGGGGCCAGAACTCAGGGTGCTCGTCGAGGAGCGCCCGAAATGCGCGCTTCGGCACGAACCAGAGCTCGGTCTCGCCGACCGCCAGGTTGTCGTGGGTACGCGGGAGGTCGTCCATCATCGAGAGCTCGCCGAACCACTCGCCGGTGGAGAGCACGGTCAGCACGTGTTCGCGACCGTCGGGGCTGGGCCCGATCACCTGGATGCTGCCCCGCTTCACCCCGTAGAGGCCGTCGGCGTCGTCGCCGCGGCGGAAAACGGCCTCCTGGTCGGCGAGGCGCCGGAGCTGGGCCTGCGACTCCAGGGCGTCGGTCACCGCTTTGGGCAGGTTCCGCAGGAAATCGCGGTGGACCAGGAGGCGGGATTCACTCGACATCGGGGCTCCGGCGGCGCTGCGGCCTCTCCGCGCGCGGGGTGGCCCGTGAGGAATTTGGCGCCCGGGGCCGATTTCTGCCGCTTTTTTCGCGGATTGGGACCCGGGTCGCAGTCCCGGGCCCGGGGCCGGCGTAGCCTGGGTGCCGCATCGACAGAGACGGGCCCGACGCCCCAAGGAGGCTTTGCGATGACCACGAACCCCGCGACCCCGCTGCACTCGATCCGACCGGCCGCCGACGCGCCCCAGACCGAGGCGGAGCTCCGCGTCGAGCTGGCTGCCGCGTACCGTCTTGTGGCGCTCCACGGCTGGGACGACCTGATCTTCACCCACCTCTCGGCGCGCGTCCCGGGGACGGACCACTTCCTGATCAACCCCTACGGCCTGCTCTTCGAGGAGATCACCGCCTCGAGCCTCGTGAAGGTCGATCTCGAGGGGAACAAGCTGGACGACAGCCCCTACCCGGTGAATCCGGCCGGCTTCACGATCCACAGCGCCGTGCACAGCGCCTGCCCCGACGCCCACTGCGTCATCCATCTCCACACGGTCCAGGGCCAGGCCGTCTCGGCCCAGGCCGAGGGTCTCCTGCCCCTCACCCAGACCGCGCTCCAGGTGATCGACGACGTCGCCTACCACGACTTCGAGGGCATCGCCGAGGATCTGGGCGAGCGCGAGCGCATCGTGGCCGACCTCTGCGACAAGCACCTGCTGATCCTGCGCAACCACGGGACGCTCACCTTCGGCGAGACCGTCGCCGACGCCTGGCTGCGCATGTACATGCTCGAGCGCGCCTGCGAAGCCCAGATCGCCGCACTCACCGGCGGCCGCGTGATGGAGCCGTGCCGCGAGTCGCGCGAGAAGACGGCCCAGATCGCCCAGGCCGGTCTCACCACCGTCGGTCGCAAGCTCGCCTGGCCGGCGCTGCAGCGAAAGCTCGACCGGATCGACCCGAGCTACCGCGACTAGCGGACGCGGCAGGGGCGACCCGAACCGGCGTCCCCGCTACGTTCCGCCGCCATGAAAGCGATCGTCCTCTCTGAGTTCGGCGACGAGTCGGTGCTGCAGCTGGGAGACGTGCCGGATCCCACGCCGGGGCCCGGCGAGGTCCGTCTCCGGGTGCATGCCACCGCCGTCAACCGGGCCGACCTGATGCAGCGCCGCGGTATGTACCCGCCGCCGCCAGGCGCCCCCGAGATCCTCGGGCTGGAATGCGCCGGCGAGGTCGCCGAGCTCGGAGCCGGCGTCGATGGCTGGAAGGTGGGGGATCGCGCGATGGCCCTGCTGGCCGGGGGTGGCTACGCCGAGCAGACCGTGGTCCACGCCGGTTCGCTGCTGCCGATTCCCGAGCGCCTCTCCTTCGAAGAGGCGGCGGCTGTCCCGGAGGTCTTCCTGACCGTCTTCCTCAACGTCTTCCAGCTCGGTGGGCTGAACGAAGGCGGCACGGTGCTCGTGCATGGCGGCGGCAGCGGCATCGGCACCGCCTGCATCCAGCTCGCGAAGCACGCCGGTGCCCAGGTGATCGTCACGGCGGGCAGTCCCGAGAAATGCCAGCGTTGTCTCGACCTCGGCGCCGACCGCGCCGTCGATTACCGCGAGGGCGATTTCGTCGCCGTCGCGAAGGAGCTGACGGGAGGGGAGGGCGTCGACGTCGTGCTCGACTCGATCGGGGCCCCCTACCTGGAGAAGAACCTCAGCAGTCTCCGGGTCGGCGGCCGGCTCGTGCTGATCGGCCTGATGGGCGGCGCGAAGGCCGAGATCTCGCTCGGTGCCCTGCTGATGCGACGACTCCAGGTGATCGGCTCGACCCTGCGCGCGCGGCCCGTCGACGAGAAGGCCGAGCTCGCCCGTGCCTTCTGGGATCGCTTCGGAGCGGGCTTCGAGAGCGGTGCGCTGTCTCCGGTCGTCGACCGGGTGTTGCCCCTGGCCGAGGCGGCCGACGCCCATCGGCTGCTCCAGGCGAGCCACCACTTCGGGAAGGTCGTCCTGCGCGTCTGAAATCCCGAGAGGGCACCGGAGAGGGGGTGCGGCCCTCCGGCGGCCCGCTAGTCTCCCGCCCCCATTCACCGGCTCGCGCCGGATTCGCGAAAAACCGAGGAGAATCGCCGCATCATGGCCATCGAACGCACGCTCTCGATCATCAAGCCCGACGCCACCGCCAAGCCGGGCGCCACCGGTGAGATCCTGAGCCGTTTCGAGAAGGCAGGCCTCGAGATCATCGCGATGAAGAAGATCCACCTGACCGAGACGCTGGCGAAGGGCTTCTACGCGGTGCACAAGGAGCGCCCCTTCTACGGGGAGCTGGTCCAGTTCATGACCTCGGGGCCGGTCGTCATCTCGGTGCTGCAGGGCGAGAACGCGATTCAGGCCCACCGCGACCTGCTCGGGCCCACGAACTCCAACGAGGCGCCGGCGGGCACGATCCGGGGCGATTTCGGGACCGACATCGAGCGCAATGCCGGGCACGGCTCGGACGCGCCCGAGACCGCGAAGATCGAGATCAGCTACTTCTTCGCTGCCGCCGAGGTGCTGGCCCCCGTCGAGGCGCTCTGAACGCTTGGGTCCGGCGCCCGAAGTTGGTGATTTCAGTCACCTCGGGCCGCTGTGACGATTGCTATCGCTCAAGCATTGGACTGGGTGTTCGAAACGAAGAACAACGGCCACCGCCCGCGCCGCACCCGGTGCGGCCCTTCGCGAAGGCCCGACGCGCGAAAGCAGACCGAGGGAGAACACACGTGGCTCGCGCCCTGCGCAATCACACCGTCTGGCTGACCCTGACCTACGTGGGCCTCATCTTGTTGATGGCCCGCACCTACGCCTGATCCCACCTCGGTTCTCGGCCCGAAGCGCCGTTCCCGGGCCGCCAGGACGCGGCCCGCATCAGCGACCGGCAACGAAGCTCCTCCCATCGGCAACGCCGCGGGCTGCCGTGGCTGCCGACCGCGCTAGCGTGCGGCCATGCCGCGCATCACCGCCAACGGGATCGAACTCGACTACGCCCAGCACGGTGACCCCGACACGGGGCGTCCTCTGGTGCTGATGCGGGGTCTCGGCACCCAGCGGATCCAGTGGCCCGACGTGTTCCTGGACGCCCTCGTCGCCGGCGGTCATTTCGTGGTCACCTTCGACAACCGCGACGTCGGGCGGAGCCAGTGGTTCGACGAGGCGGGCGCGCCGTCGATCCCCGATCTCCTGAAGGCCGTCGCGGAAGGGCGCCAGCCCGAGGTCGCCTACGACCTGCACGACATGGCGGACGACGTGGTGGGCCTGATGGACGCCCTCGGCATCGCCAACGCCCACGTCGCAGGGATCTCGATGGGTGGAATGATCACGACCGTGGTCGGCTACCGGCACCCCGACCGCGTCCGGAGTCTCGTTCCCATCATGGCGAGCACCGGGGCACCCGATCTCCCGCCGGCCACCCCGGAGGCCATGGCCGTGCTGACCACGCCCGCGCCCACGGAGCGCGAGGCCTACGTTGCCCACCAGGTTCGCAGCGCCAAGGTGATCGGCAGCCCGGGGTTCCCGACCCCCGAAGCGGAGCTCGCCGAGATGGCCGGTCGGGTCTTCGATCGCGCGTTCCATCCCGAGGGCAGCCTGCGTCAGTTCGTCGCCGTCGGCGCCACGGGCGATCGCAGCGCGCAGGTCGCGACGATCACGGCGCCGACGCTCGTGATCCACGGGACCGCCGATCCGCTGGTCCCGGTCGCGTGCGGCCGCGACATCGCGGACAAGGTGCCGGGGGCCCGCTGGCTCGAGATCGAGGGTATGGGGCACGACGTTCCTGTCGCGCTCTGCGGGCGCATCGCCGATGCGATCTCCGAGCACACCCGCGAAGCCGAGCGCGCCTAGCGCCCGGGCGGGCGTTCTCGGAAGCTCAGCGCCCTGCGAACTTCGGGTCGCGGCGCTCGCGCGCGGCGGCCAGGCCCTCGTGCACGTCCTGTGACTCGAAGGTCACGGCCTGCTCGTGGGCCTCGAAGCTCAGCTGGTCCTCGAGGGTGGCGTCGGCGGTGCGATCCAGCGCGCGCTTCACCGCCCGGACGGCGAGCGGCGCGCAGGCGGCGATCTCTTCCGCCAGCGCCCGAGCGGCCGGGACGACCTCCGCCGCGGGGAGCACCCGGTTCGCCAGGCCCATCGCGGCGGCCTCTCGGCCGTCGATCACGCGGCTCGTATAGAGCAGCTCGGCCGCCTGCGGCCCGCCGACCAGGCGAGGCAGGGTCCAGGTGGCCGCCATGCCCGGGTGGAGGCCGAGCTTCGTGAAGTTGAGTCCGAGCTTCGCTTCCTCGGCCACCAGGCGCAGGTCGCAGCCCAGCGCGACACAGAGACCGGCGCCCACGGCATGGCCGTTGATGGCAGCGATGCTGGGGCAGGGGAGTTCCCGCACCGACAGGAAGAGCTTGTAGAAACTCCGCATTGTGTCGCGGATGCCGCGGCGCGCGACGCCGGGCTCGGCGGCCCCCTCGGCGGCTCGCTCCTCGATCATCCCGAGGTCGCCCCCGGCCGAGAACGCGCGCCCCGCACCGGTCAGGATCACCGCACGCAGATCGGACTGATCGCGCAGCGCGGCGATGCGCCGGGCGAAGACCTCGCCCATGGCCTGGGTCATGGCGTTGCGGCGGTCGGGGTCGTCGAAGGTGAGGGTGGCGATGCCGCCCTCCTGGTGGAGCTGGACGAGTGCGTCGGTCATGGCGCCGGATCCTAGCCTCGATCCCGGGCGCGCCACGCTCGCTGCCACGAAAAAGGGCGCCCCGCGAAGCGGGACGCCCTGGGATTCCGGAGCCGCCGTGGGCGGCCGGGATCAGTCGGCCGAGCGGCGCAGGAAGGCGGGTTTGTCCCGGTCTTCCTCGTCCTCCTCGCTCGAGTTGCGCCGCAGGAAGGTGGGCACGTCGAGCTCGTCCTCGAAGGGCGACATCCAGTCCTCGCCCTCGGGCTGCCCCGCGGGCGGCTCGGGCGCGGTGGTCGGTGCCGCGATCTCGTCCGCGGTCGCGGCCGGGAGCATCGTAGTCTGCGCCGGGGCGCTCGGAGCGGGCTCGGGGGCCGGCTCGCTGGCCCGCGCCGGGGCCCGCGCCGGAGCCGGAGCCGGAGCGGGCTCGGGGCTCGCATCGAAGCGCAGCGGCGTCACGTTGCTGTGCTCTTCGACCCGGATCTCGGTGGTGGTCTCGCGGGGGTCGCGGCCCACCCGCTCGCCGTCGAGGCCGGTGGCGATCACGGTGACGCGCATCTCGCCCTCGGGCACCTCGTCGTCGATCACGGCGCCGAAGATGATGTTCGCGTCCTCGTGGGCCGCTTCCTGGATCAGCGTCGAGGCCTCGTTCACTTCGAAGAGCGAGAGATCCGAGCTGCCCGTGATGTTGATCAGCACGCCCCGCGCACCGTCGATCGAGAGATCCTCGAGCAGCGGGCTCGAGATGGCCATGCGCGCGGCTTCTTCGGCCCGGTCCTCGCCGTTGGCGACGCCCGTGCCCATGAGCGCGACGCCCATCTCGTTCATGATCGTGCGCACGTCGGCGAAGTCGAGGTTGATCAGACCGTGGATCGTGATCAGGTCCGAGATGCCGCGCACCGCGTTGTGCAGCACGTCGTCGGCGAGCTTGAACGCGTCGCGCATCGCCGTGTTCTTGCCGGCCAGGGCGAGCAGCCGCTGGTTCGGAATCGTGATGACCGTGTCGACGACGCGGTGCAGTTCATCGAGCCCGCGCTCGGCGTGCTTCTGGCGAACCCGACCCTCGAACAGGAACGGTTTCGTCACCACACCGACGGTGAGCGCGCCCATTTCGCGCGCGACTTCGGCCACGATCGGGGCGGCGCCCGTGCCGGTGCCACCGCCGAGGCCGGCGGTCACGAACACCATGTCCGTGCCTTCGAAGGCCTCGCGCAGTCGCTCGCGGACTTCCAACGCCGACTGACGTCCCTTGTCCGGGTCGGCGCCGCAGCCGAGGCCGCGCGTCACTTCGCTGCCGAGCTGCACCTTGATCGGCGCCAGGTTGTGCTGCAGCGCCTGCGAGTCCGTATTGGCCGCGATGAAGTCGACGCCCCGCAGGCCCGAGGTCACCATGTTGTTCAGCGCGTTACCGCCACCGCCGCCGACACCGACGACCTTGATCACCGCCTTGTTCGTGGCGGTGTCCTCGAACTCGAGGAGGCTCTTTTCCTCCTGGACTTCGGGAGCCGGCGTTTCGATCAGCTCGGTCTGCTGCTTGGACGAATTGCGATCGGATGAACGCTTGGTCGCCATGATCTCACCCCCCAGTGTCACGATGGCGTTGCGACGAATCTGTGTTGTGACGCGATCTTATCGAAAAACCGCGTTTCTTGTGAGGGCTATTCGGTCGCTTTTTCGACGGTGAAGGCGGCGGGCTCCCTCGGTGGGAGCCGCCGCCGCCGTCATCGTCTGGGCTTGCCCGGTCGGGGCGCTACTCGAACTGGAAGAACCAGTCGCGCATGCGCTGCTTCACCCGCCCGAAGATCGACTCGTCGCGGATCCGGAAGCGGGTGATCTCGCGATCCTGGGAAGCGCCGAACAGCACGAGACCGACGCCAGTGGCGTACATGGGCCCCCGCACGACGTCCTGGAGCCCTCCGACCCGGCTGGGAATGCCGTGGCGCACGGGCGTCTCGAAGATCTCCTCGGCGAGGTCCGGCACCCCCTCGAGGGCCGAGCAGCCACCCGTGAGGACCACGCCCGACGGAATCCGCTCCTCGAGGCCCTCCTTGATGAGGTTCTGGCGGGCGAGGGAGAGGATCTCGTCGATCCGGGGCTCGATGATCTCGCACAGCAACTTCCGCGAGACCTCGCGCGGGCGTCGGCCGCCGACACTCGGGACGCTGATCACGTCGTCGCTGCCGAGGAAGCGCGCCGCCGCCACGCCGAACTTCTTCTTCACGCGCTCGGCTTCGTCGAAGGGCGTGCGGAGCCCGACGGCGATGTCGTTGGAGACGTGGGCGCCGCCCAGGCCGAGCACCGAGGTGTGCTTGATCGAGCCCTCGGCGTAGACGGCCACGTCGGTGGTGCCGCCGCCGATGTCGATCAGGCAGACGCCCAGATCGCGCTCGTCCTCGGCCAGGCACGCCTCGGCCGATGCCAGCGGCTCGAGGACGATGTCCATCACGTTGAGGCCGGCCTTGTTGGCGCACTTCACGATGTTCTGGGCGCTGGTGACCGCGGCCGTGACGATGTGGATCTTCGCTTCGAGGCGCACGCCGCTCATGCCCAGCGGCTCCCGGATGCCGTCCTGGTCGTCGATGATGAACTCCTGGGGGATCACGTGGATCACCTCGCGGTCCATCGGGATCGAGACGGCCTTGGCGGCGTCGATCACCCGCTTCACGTCGCCCGGCGAGACCTCGCGGTCCTTCACCGCGACGACGCCGTGGGAGTTGAAGGCCCGGATGTGGCT containing:
- a CDS encoding acyl-CoA dehydrogenase family protein, which translates into the protein MISFQLTEEQQVVRDSLHEFAEQVLRPLARECDEASEIPNDFLDQTWELGLVSTAIPEAFGGAGEPHSPITQALIAEELAWGDATLATAALAPLAFVNALLTQGTEAQQAELLPLFCGERFHAASLAWIEPGPAFEPLLPRTLAEPKGDGFVLSGAKSFVPFGDRASHFLVVCRNNGGHDAFIVPRDAGGLQISETEKNVGLRALPTHTLELERVEVPASARLGGEQGFDLKRLLNHSRVALAAQLAGIARAVVEYAVPYAKEREAFDQAIAQKQGIAFKLADMHIETEAMRWLTWKAASQLEQGLDALAGAHHARAYASEKAMWVSDEGIQVLGGHGFIREHPVEMWYRNARTLGVLEGTVSV
- a CDS encoding acyl-CoA dehydrogenase, with the translated sequence MIDFTLTENDQKLLGQVREEALVARKYARHYDENEHEFPPDRLPEADDFPNVYSHFKDRTADDTSMPVISMLVSAGQTWGDYSVRLQRGKGGLGNAALRASGTPEQQEKWGGLTLSMAITEPGCGSDPSKVQTTAVLDGDEWVLNGEKIFVTTGCRCEGVVLWATLDKSAGRAGIKSFLVEKDTPGFTVAHKEKKLGIRADDTAAFVFKDCRIPRENLLGGDESIPKESSGGFKGVLKTFNMTRPAVAAIGLGMARAALDFTRDQLREAGIEIEYGTRLQGQSAIVAKYLELEALTEAAELTILRAAWLSGESQPNNLEASVCKAKTGTVVRQVTQGCIDILGPLGVSREHLLEKWFRDVRITDIYEGTGEIQRMITARELLGYTRAELS
- a CDS encoding Crp/Fnr family transcriptional regulator, encoding MSSESRLLVHRDFLRNLPKAVTDALESQAQLRRLADQEAVFRRGDDADGLYGVKRGSIQVIGPSPDGREHVLTVLSTGEWFGELSMMDDLPRTHDNLAVGETELWFVPKRAFRALLDEHPEFWPHFAELLSRRVRMLFELLEDAVLLELPRRLAKRLLEIAGDHGRERPDGAVAIELHLPQEKLAAMVGATREATGRHLRRWETDGWIRIAYGRIEILDRDALRGLIEAA
- a CDS encoding class II aldolase/adducin family protein, which codes for MTTNPATPLHSIRPAADAPQTEAELRVELAAAYRLVALHGWDDLIFTHLSARVPGTDHFLINPYGLLFEEITASSLVKVDLEGNKLDDSPYPVNPAGFTIHSAVHSACPDAHCVIHLHTVQGQAVSAQAEGLLPLTQTALQVIDDVAYHDFEGIAEDLGERERIVADLCDKHLLILRNHGTLTFGETVADAWLRMYMLERACEAQIAALTGGRVMEPCRESREKTAQIAQAGLTTVGRKLAWPALQRKLDRIDPSYRD
- a CDS encoding NAD(P)H-quinone oxidoreductase; protein product: MKAIVLSEFGDESVLQLGDVPDPTPGPGEVRLRVHATAVNRADLMQRRGMYPPPPGAPEILGLECAGEVAELGAGVDGWKVGDRAMALLAGGGYAEQTVVHAGSLLPIPERLSFEEAAAVPEVFLTVFLNVFQLGGLNEGGTVLVHGGGSGIGTACIQLAKHAGAQVIVTAGSPEKCQRCLDLGADRAVDYREGDFVAVAKELTGGEGVDVVLDSIGAPYLEKNLSSLRVGGRLVLIGLMGGAKAEISLGALLMRRLQVIGSTLRARPVDEKAELARAFWDRFGAGFESGALSPVVDRVLPLAEAADAHRLLQASHHFGKVVLRV
- the ndk gene encoding nucleoside-diphosphate kinase, with translation MAIERTLSIIKPDATAKPGATGEILSRFEKAGLEIIAMKKIHLTETLAKGFYAVHKERPFYGELVQFMTSGPVVISVLQGENAIQAHRDLLGPTNSNEAPAGTIRGDFGTDIERNAGHGSDAPETAKIEISYFFAAAEVLAPVEAL
- a CDS encoding alpha/beta fold hydrolase, which produces MPRITANGIELDYAQHGDPDTGRPLVLMRGLGTQRIQWPDVFLDALVAGGHFVVTFDNRDVGRSQWFDEAGAPSIPDLLKAVAEGRQPEVAYDLHDMADDVVGLMDALGIANAHVAGISMGGMITTVVGYRHPDRVRSLVPIMASTGAPDLPPATPEAMAVLTTPAPTEREAYVAHQVRSAKVIGSPGFPTPEAELAEMAGRVFDRAFHPEGSLRQFVAVGATGDRSAQVATITAPTLVIHGTADPLVPVACGRDIADKVPGARWLEIEGMGHDVPVALCGRIADAISEHTREAERA
- a CDS encoding enoyl-CoA hydratase-related protein produces the protein MTDALVQLHQEGGIATLTFDDPDRRNAMTQAMGEVFARRIAALRDQSDLRAVILTGAGRAFSAGGDLGMIEERAAEGAAEPGVARRGIRDTMRSFYKLFLSVRELPCPSIAAINGHAVGAGLCVALGCDLRLVAEEAKLGLNFTKLGLHPGMAATWTLPRLVGGPQAAELLYTSRVIDGREAAAMGLANRVLPAAEVVPAARALAEEIAACAPLAVRAVKRALDRTADATLEDQLSFEAHEQAVTFESQDVHEGLAAARERRDPKFAGR
- the ftsZ gene encoding cell division protein FtsZ; this translates as MATKRSSDRNSSKQQTELIETPAPEVQEEKSLLEFEDTATNKAVIKVVGVGGGGGNALNNMVTSGLRGVDFIAANTDSQALQHNLAPIKVQLGSEVTRGLGCGADPDKGRQSALEVRERLREAFEGTDMVFVTAGLGGGTGTGAAPIVAEVAREMGALTVGVVTKPFLFEGRVRQKHAERGLDELHRVVDTVITIPNQRLLALAGKNTAMRDAFKLADDVLHNAVRGISDLITIHGLINLDFADVRTIMNEMGVALMGTGVANGEDRAEEAARMAISSPLLEDLSIDGARGVLINITGSSDLSLFEVNEASTLIQEAAHEDANIIFGAVIDDEVPEGEMRVTVIATGLDGERVGRDPRETTTEIRVEEHSNVTPLRFDASPEPAPAPAPARAPARASEPAPEPAPSAPAQTTMLPAATADEIAAPTTAPEPPAGQPEGEDWMSPFEDELDVPTFLRRNSSEEDEEDRDKPAFLRRSAD
- the ftsA gene encoding cell division protein FtsA, translating into MGKKEELIVGLDIGTTKICVIVAAPTEDGIDIVGIGTHPSRGLRKGVVVDIDATVASIKHAVEEAELMADCEISAVYAGIAGSHIRAFNSHGVVAVKDREVSPGDVKRVIDAAKAVSIPMDREVIHVIPQEFIIDDQDGIREPLGMSGVRLEAKIHIVTAAVTSAQNIVKCANKAGLNVMDIVLEPLASAEACLAEDERDLGVCLIDIGGGTTDVAVYAEGSIKHTSVLGLGGAHVSNDIAVGLRTPFDEAERVKKKFGVAAARFLGSDDVISVPSVGGRRPREVSRKLLCEIIEPRIDEILSLARQNLIKEGLEERIPSGVVLTGGCSALEGVPDLAEEIFETPVRHGIPSRVGGLQDVVRGPMYATGVGLVLFGASQDREITRFRIRDESIFGRVKQRMRDWFFQFE